A window of Strigops habroptila isolate Jane chromosome 5, bStrHab1.2.pri, whole genome shotgun sequence contains these coding sequences:
- the ITGB2 gene encoding integrin beta-2, with protein MFCDRCLQLPMVTWVLLLLTTAFAMECPKIKVGTCKDCIQSGPGCAWCKKLSFTKAGEPDSIRCDTVEQLLQRGCPSSDIEFPVNDITATQNSSLSSDIQLAPQEMHLKLRIGQPAVFEVKFRRAMGYPIDLYYLMDLSYSMLDDLEKVKKLGGELLRALESTTSSRRIGFGSFVDKTVLPFVNTHPEKLKNPCPYKDKQCQPPFAFKHILSLTDDAEKFESEVGKQFISGNLDAPEGGLDAMMQAAVCGDLIGWRNVTRLLVYATDDGFHFAGDGKLAAILTPNDGQCHLEDNMYKKSNEFDYPSVGQLVQKLAENNIQPIFAVTSKVVDVYKKLSEMIPKSAVGELNEDSSNIIELIQVAYNNLSSLIILDHSTLPDALDVKYDSLCAKSIGTDKARGQCDNIKINEEVTFRVKVTAKECIKSQSFTIRPLGFTDTLTVHVESKCSCNCNEQPDPAACSGQGSIVCGICSCNLGYIGKNCECDTKGKSSKELEGSCRQDNSSVICSGLGDCVCGQCLCHTSDVPDKQIYGTFCECDNVNCEFHNGLPCGGKERGNCDCGECKCTPEYQGSACQCKKSTEGCLNQHGNECSHRGTCHCNRCQCWGGYQPPFCQECPGCPSPCGRYVSCVECKASESGPFEKNCSQACPNIRVVNNITGESRQCREKDSQNCWISFRMVQEDGKEIYTVSVDPEKECPKPPNIALIVGSTVAGVALIGLVLLLIWRLLMELFDRREYRRFEKEKSKAKWNDADNPLFKSATTTVVNPRFNDQ; from the exons ATGTTTTGTGACCGCTGCCTCCAGCTGCCGATGGTgacctgggtgctgctgctgctgaccacAG cCTTTGCCATGGAATGCCCTAAGATCAAGGTGGGGACGTGCAAGGACTGCATCCAGTCCGGTCCTGGCTGTGCCTGGTGCAAGAAGCTG AGCTTCACCAAGGCCGGCGAGCCAGACTCCATCCGCTGCGACACcgtggagcagctgctgcagagggggTGCCCGAGCAGCGACATCGAGTTCCCAGTGAACGACATTACAGCCACACAGAACAGCTCCCTGAGCAGTGACATACAGCTCGCTCCCCAGGAGATGCACCTGAAACTGAGGATAG GGCAGCCCGCTGTATTCGAGGTGAAATTCCGCCGTGCCATGGGGTACCCCATTGATCTCTACTACCTCATGGACCTTTCCTACTCCATGCTGGATGACCTGGAGAAGGtgaagaagctgggaggggagctGCTTAGGGCGCTGGAGAGCACCACCTCTTCTCGCCGCATAG GGTTTGGCTCCTTCGTGGACAAGACTGTGCTGCCCTTTGTGAACACGCACCCCGAGAAGCTAAAGAACCCCTGCCCCTACAAGGACAAGCAGTGCCAACCTCCCTTTGCCTTCAAGCACATCCTCTCCCTGACTGATGATGCTGAGAAGTTCGAGAGCGAAGTGGGGAAGCAGTTCATCTCGGGAAACCTGGATGCACCTGAAGGGGGGCTGGATGCCATGATGCAGGCAGCGGTGTGTGGG GACTTGATAGGCTGGCGCAACGTGACCCGCTTGCTGGTGTATGCCACTGATGATGGCTTCCACTTCGCTGGGGATGGCAAGCTTGCAGCCATCCTGACCCCCAACGACGGCCAGTGCCACTTGGAGGACAACATGTACAAGAAAAGCAACGAGTTT GACTACCCGTCTGTTGGCCAGCTGGTCCAGAAACTTGCTGAAAACAACATTCAGCCCATTTTTGCTGTCACCAGTAAGGTGGTGGATGTTTACAAG AAACTCAGTGAGATGATCCCAAAGTCGGCAGTGGGAGAGCTGAACGAGGACTCCAGCAACATCATTGAACTCATCCAGGTGGCCTACAAC AACCTCTCCTCACTGATCATCCTGGACCACTCCACCCTTCCAGACGCCCTTGATGTCAAATATGACTCCTTATGTGCTAAAAGCATAGGCACAGACAAAGCAAGAGGGCAGTGCGACAACATCAAGATCAACGAAGAG GTCACCTTCAGAGTGAAGGTTACAGCCAAAGAGTGCATCAAAAGCCAGTCCTTCACCATCCGACCCCTGGGCTTCACAGACACCCTCACGGTCCACGTGGAGAGCAAGTGCAGCTGCAACTGCAACGAGCAGCCTGACCCAGCCGCCTGCAGCGGGCAGGGCAGCATTGTCTGTGGCATCTGCAG CTGCAATCTAGGCTACATAGGGAAGAACTGTGAGTGTGACACGAAAGGCAAGAGCAGCAAGGAGCTGGAGGGCAGCTGCCGGCAGGACAACAGCTCAGTCATCTGCTCGGGGCTGGGGGACTGCGTGTGCGGGCAGTGCCTCTGCCACACCAGCGACGTGCCCGACAAGCAGATCTATGGCACCTTCTGTGAGTGCGACAACGTCAACTGCGAGTTCCACAACGGCCTTCCCTGTGGTGGCAAAG AGCGAGGTAATTGTGACTGTGGGGAGTGCAAGTGCACTCCTGAGTACCAGGGCAGCGCCTGCCAGTGCAAGAAGTCAACAGAAGGCTGCTTGAACCAGCATGGCAACGAGTGCAGCCACCGCGGGACCTGCCACTGCAACCGCTGCCAGTGCTGGGGGGGATACCAGCCCCCCTTCTGCCAGGAGTGCCCCGGCTGCCCCTCGCCCTGCGGCAGATACGT CTCCTGTGTGGAGTGCAAGGCCTCCGAGAGCGGCCCCTTCGAGAAGAACTGCTCCCAGGCCTGCCCCAACATCCGTGTGGTCAATAATATAACAGGGGAGAGCAGGCAGTGCAGGGAGAAGGACTCCCAAAACTGCTGGATCTCCTTCCGCATGGTCCAGGAGGATGGCAAGGAGATATACACCGTCAGCGTGGATCCTGAAAAAG AGTGCCCAAAGCCTCCCAACATCGCGCTGATCGTGGGCAGCACCGTGGCCGGCGTGGCCCTCATCGGCCTGGTGCTCTTGCTGATCTGGCGGCTCCTGATGGAACTGTTTGACCGCCGGGAATACCGCCGGTTCGAAAAGGAGAAGTCCAAGGCCAAGTGGAACGAT GCTGATAACCCCCTCTTCAAGAGTGCCACAACCACAGTTGTGAACCCCAGGTTCAATGACCAGTGA